The Thermotoga sp. Mc24 genome includes a window with the following:
- a CDS encoding polyprenyl synthetase family protein — MMKNRLNQNSCELEKVKERIEQILSRFFPEQIMKDLPLYGKMLRVRLSILSFKNRGVEISEDAISSLAALELVHLASLLHDDVIDGARFRRGKETINFMYGDKAAVAAGDLVLVSAFYTVEEIGNDRLRRTFLNVIRRMSEAELIEQLSRYKPITKEEYLLIVEGKSGALFGLALQLPALFEGELGEDLYNLGVTIGTIYQMFDDIMDFAGIEKIGKDGLLDLKNGVASFPLVTTMEKFPETRQMFENRDWNGLMSFVREKEILKECEETLKTLVKRVMEENPWLKDFVEGIFRVKIFS; from the coding sequence ATGATGAAAAACAGGCTGAACCAAAACTCCTGTGAACTGGAAAAAGTCAAAGAACGCATCGAACAGATTCTTTCCCGATTCTTCCCCGAACAGATAATGAAGGATCTTCCGCTCTACGGAAAGATGTTGAGGGTGAGACTTTCGATACTTTCTTTCAAAAATAGAGGAGTAGAGATCAGTGAAGATGCGATATCTTCTCTTGCGGCGCTCGAACTCGTTCACCTTGCCTCACTTCTCCACGACGATGTGATCGATGGTGCTCGTTTTAGAAGAGGAAAAGAGACGATAAATTTCATGTACGGTGACAAAGCGGCGGTAGCAGCGGGGGATCTTGTACTTGTCAGTGCGTTCTATACGGTTGAAGAGATAGGAAATGACAGACTGAGAAGGACTTTTTTGAATGTGATCAGGAGAATGTCGGAAGCGGAGCTGATCGAACAGCTGAGTCGATACAAACCGATTACAAAAGAAGAATATCTTCTCATAGTTGAGGGAAAGAGCGGTGCGCTTTTCGGCCTGGCGCTGCAGCTTCCCGCATTATTCGAAGGGGAACTCGGAGAAGATCTTTACAATCTGGGGGTCACCATTGGAACCATTTATCAGATGTTCGATGACATCATGGATTTTGCCGGGATAGAAAAGATTGGAAAAGACGGGCTTCTTGATCTCAAAAACGGTGTCGCTTCTTTTCCGCTGGTGACGACGATGGAAAAGTTTCCAGAAACCAGACAGATGTTTGAAAATCGTGATTGGAATGGATTGATGTCGTTCGTGAGGGAAAAGGAAATTCTGAAAGAATGCGAAGAAACTTTGAAGACTCTTGTGAAGAGAGTGATGGAGGAAAATCCTTGGTTGAAAGATTTTGTGGAGGGAATTTTCAGGGTCAAAATCTTTTCATGA
- a CDS encoding Rrf2 family transcriptional regulator: MFGKCQKHVRYALRLLVRLSLENRPMSSSELAEKELITRNFALKVLHYLKRSGLVNSIKGKNGGFVLAKSPDEISFLDVISVFEKDLVIVDCNSRCKNYRACRVKYFWNWLSDYLKDLFSNITIKDIASGTFTFHLEKLS; this comes from the coding sequence ATGTTTGGAAAGTGTCAAAAACACGTGAGATACGCTCTTAGACTTCTCGTGAGATTGTCGCTGGAGAACAGACCTATGTCTTCTTCGGAACTCGCTGAGAAAGAACTCATCACCAGAAATTTCGCCTTGAAAGTCCTTCATTACCTCAAAAGATCGGGCCTTGTGAATTCGATCAAAGGAAAAAACGGTGGTTTTGTTCTTGCAAAGTCGCCAGACGAAATATCGTTTCTGGATGTTATCAGCGTCTTTGAAAAAGACCTTGTTATTGTGGACTGCAACAGCCGGTGCAAGAATTACAGGGCCTGCAGGGTAAAATACTTCTGGAACTGGCTTTCCGATTATTTGAAAGATCTGTTTTCTAACATCACCATCAAAGATATCGCCTCAGGTACTTTCACGTTTCATCTCGAGAAGCTTTCTTAG
- a CDS encoding CPBP family intramembrane glutamic endopeptidase — protein MVKRISEISFLSVLIGLFLGWYFVFQVNMLDFWWRMFMTTLIFSVISIFLGGKRNIKPNKYEAPLAIYSAAAAYLLFVVGYLISLLIPPFHRDVVSVYGLAEGQNALKVIILLVFIAFFEEIIWRGFVTEFLLQRLDVVPSILISSLLYSVVHVFTGNMALIVGAFVLGIILSLLYVITGKVSTPAFAHALWSLLIFVVLPLKGGF, from the coding sequence ATGGTTAAAAGAATCTCTGAGATAAGTTTCCTTTCAGTTTTGATCGGACTTTTTTTAGGATGGTATTTCGTCTTTCAGGTGAATATGCTCGATTTCTGGTGGAGAATGTTCATGACCACTCTGATTTTTTCTGTGATTTCGATCTTTCTTGGCGGAAAGAGGAACATAAAGCCAAATAAGTACGAGGCGCCCCTTGCGATCTACTCCGCTGCAGCAGCTTATCTTCTTTTCGTCGTTGGATATTTGATTTCGCTTTTGATTCCTCCGTTTCACAGGGATGTTGTCAGTGTTTACGGACTCGCGGAAGGGCAAAATGCATTGAAAGTGATCATTCTTCTCGTGTTCATAGCCTTTTTTGAAGAGATCATATGGCGTGGTTTTGTAACAGAATTCCTTCTCCAACGGCTGGACGTTGTTCCTTCAATACTGATCTCTTCGCTTCTTTACAGCGTAGTCCACGTGTTCACTGGAAATATGGCTTTGATAGTGGGGGCGTTTGTCCTTGGGATAATTCTTTCTCTTCTTTATGTGATCACTGGAAAGGTCAGCACACCAGCTTTTGCGCATGCGCTGTGGAGCCTTCTCATATTCGTTGTTTTGCCTCTGAAAGGGGGTTTTTGA
- a CDS encoding GH12 family glycosyl hydrolase domain-containing protein, with the protein MRWAVLLMVVFSALLFSSEVVLTSVGATDISFNGFPVTMELNFWNVKSYEGETWLKFDGEKVEFYADLYNIVLQNPDSWVHGYPEIYYGYKPWAGHNSGVEFLPVKVKDLPDFYVTLDYSIWYENNLPINLAMETWITKSPDQTSVSSGDAEIMVWFYNNVLMPGGQKVDEFTTTVEINGVKQEAKWDVYFAPWGWDYIAFRLTTPMKEGKVKINVKDFVQKAAEVVKKHSTRIDNFEELYFCVWEIGTEFGDPNTTAAKFGWTFRDFSVEVVK; encoded by the coding sequence ATGAGGTGGGCAGTTCTTCTGATGGTGGTGTTTTCCGCTCTGCTCTTTTCCTCTGAAGTGGTTCTCACGAGCGTTGGTGCAACAGACATTTCCTTCAACGGATTTCCAGTCACCATGGAGCTCAACTTCTGGAACGTGAAATCTTACGAGGGAGAAACATGGCTCAAATTCGATGGAGAAAAGGTTGAGTTCTACGCGGATTTGTACAACATCGTTCTTCAGAATCCAGACAGCTGGGTGCATGGTTATCCGGAGATCTACTACGGTTACAAGCCCTGGGCGGGACACAACAGCGGCGTGGAATTTCTTCCTGTGAAGGTGAAAGATCTTCCAGATTTCTACGTGACTCTTGATTACTCGATCTGGTACGAAAACAACCTGCCTATCAACCTTGCCATGGAGACGTGGATCACGAAGAGTCCCGACCAGACTTCTGTTTCTTCGGGTGACGCAGAGATCATGGTTTGGTTCTACAACAACGTCCTGATGCCCGGTGGTCAGAAAGTGGATGAGTTCACCACAACAGTCGAGATAAACGGTGTGAAGCAGGAAGCAAAGTGGGATGTTTACTTCGCACCGTGGGGATGGGATTACATTGCTTTCAGACTGACAACGCCGATGAAAGAAGGAAAGGTAAAAATCAACGTGAAGGACTTCGTTCAGAAAGCCGCGGAAGTTGTCAAAAAACACTCAACAAGAATAGACAATTTCGAAGAGCTGTATTTCTGCGTCTGGGAGATCGGAACGGAGTTTGGAGATCCAAACACAACAGCGGCTAAATTCGGCTGGACCTTCAGAGACTTCTCCGTCGAAGTTGTAAAATAA
- a CDS encoding GH12 family glycosyl hydrolase domain-containing protein — MVVLMTKPGTSDFVWNGIPLSMELNLWNIKEYSGSVTMKFNGEKITFDADIQNLSPKEPERYILGYPEFYYGYKPWENHTAEGSKLPVPVSSMKSLSVEVSFDIHHEPSLPLNFAMETWLTREKYQTEASIGDVEIMVWFYFNNLTPGGEKIEEFTIPFMLNGESVKGTWELWHAEWGWDYLAFRLKDPVKEGKVKFDVRHFLDAAGKALSSSARVKDFEDLYFTVWEIGTEFGSPETKSAQFGWKFENFSIDLEVRE, encoded by the coding sequence ATGGTGGTACTGATGACAAAACCGGGAACATCGGATTTTGTGTGGAATGGCATTCCCCTTTCCATGGAGCTGAATCTGTGGAACATAAAGGAATACTCCGGTTCTGTAACTATGAAATTCAACGGTGAAAAGATAACTTTCGACGCGGACATTCAGAATCTTTCTCCAAAGGAACCAGAAAGGTACATTCTCGGTTATCCCGAGTTTTATTACGGTTACAAACCCTGGGAAAATCACACGGCAGAAGGCTCGAAACTTCCGGTACCAGTTTCCTCTATGAAATCACTTTCCGTTGAAGTCTCTTTCGACATTCACCACGAACCGTCTCTGCCTTTGAACTTTGCCATGGAAACATGGCTCACAAGAGAAAAGTATCAGACGGAAGCATCGATCGGCGATGTTGAAATCATGGTCTGGTTCTATTTCAACAATCTCACACCCGGAGGCGAAAAGATAGAAGAGTTCACGATCCCGTTCATGCTGAACGGAGAGAGTGTCAAAGGTACCTGGGAACTGTGGCACGCGGAGTGGGGATGGGACTACCTCGCTTTCCGTTTGAAGGATCCCGTGAAGGAAGGAAAGGTGAAGTTCGACGTGAGGCATTTTCTCGATGCCGCCGGAAAAGCTCTTTCGAGTTCTGCTCGAGTGAAAGATTTTGAAGATCTTTACTTCACTGTCTGGGAAATCGGAACAGAATTTGGAAGTCCGGAGACAAAAAGTGCGCAATTCGGGTGGAAGTTTGAAAACTTCTCTATTGATCTGGAGGTGAGAGAATGA
- a CDS encoding NAD(P)/FAD-dependent oxidoreductase, translated as MKIEFDVVVVGAGPSGLSCAYVLAKNGLKVAVVEKGEYPGSKNVMGGVLYVHPLKEIMPDFLEKAANSKALERNVIEQNLWLLGNEGVIKIGHRNVEWKENPNAFTVLRANFDRWFAQEVEKAGALIIPKTKVEDFLRNEKGEIAGVVTSRPKGEIHSKAVVIAEGVNPILTMKAGLRKEDLKPHMVAVAVKEVISVPEDVVNRVFGVEGNDGATIELLGSWSEGMFGMGFLYANRSSVSLGCGVLLEDLRKKKIKPYQLLENLKNHPVISDMLGEYRNNTMEYLAHLIPEGGYYAMPKVYGDRVLVCGDAAMLVNSIHREGSNHAITSGRLAAETLLEAFEKGDFSEKILKNYYLRLKESFILKDLEKYKDLMPTMEKNHQFVEIYPDLANDALKRFLQVDGTPKWDVQKQIADMVLSRRSLIGISLDLLRFWRAVR; from the coding sequence ATGAAGATAGAATTCGACGTTGTCGTCGTTGGTGCTGGCCCTTCTGGTCTGTCCTGCGCATACGTTCTTGCCAAGAATGGTCTCAAAGTTGCGGTCGTGGAGAAAGGAGAATATCCGGGTTCCAAAAACGTGATGGGAGGGGTTCTCTACGTACATCCTCTGAAAGAGATCATGCCAGATTTTCTGGAAAAAGCGGCAAATTCGAAAGCTCTTGAAAGAAACGTTATAGAGCAGAACCTTTGGCTCCTCGGAAATGAAGGTGTCATCAAGATCGGTCACAGAAACGTGGAATGGAAAGAAAATCCGAATGCATTCACTGTTTTGAGGGCAAACTTTGACAGATGGTTTGCCCAGGAGGTGGAAAAAGCAGGTGCCCTGATCATACCAAAAACCAAGGTGGAAGACTTCCTGAGGAACGAAAAAGGAGAAATAGCAGGCGTGGTGACCTCGAGACCAAAGGGAGAAATACACAGCAAGGCGGTTGTGATCGCGGAGGGTGTGAATCCCATCCTCACGATGAAAGCTGGGCTCAGGAAGGAAGATCTGAAACCACACATGGTGGCCGTTGCTGTGAAAGAGGTGATCAGTGTTCCTGAAGATGTGGTGAACAGGGTCTTCGGTGTGGAGGGAAACGATGGAGCAACGATAGAACTTCTTGGAAGCTGGTCTGAAGGTATGTTCGGAATGGGATTTCTTTACGCCAACAGATCTTCCGTATCTCTGGGTTGTGGGGTTCTCCTTGAAGATCTCAGAAAAAAGAAGATCAAGCCGTATCAACTTCTTGAGAATTTGAAAAATCACCCTGTCATTTCCGATATGCTGGGAGAATACAGAAACAACACGATGGAGTATCTGGCACATTTGATACCTGAAGGTGGATACTACGCGATGCCGAAGGTCTATGGAGACAGGGTTCTGGTCTGTGGAGATGCGGCAATGCTTGTGAACTCTATACATAGAGAAGGATCGAATCACGCGATCACATCGGGAAGACTCGCTGCTGAAACACTTCTCGAAGCTTTTGAAAAGGGAGATTTTTCTGAAAAAATTCTGAAAAATTACTACCTCAGATTGAAAGAATCCTTCATATTGAAAGACCTGGAAAAGTACAAAGATCTCATGCCCACTATGGAAAAGAACCACCAGTTCGTGGAAATCTATCCGGATCTTGCAAACGATGCTTTGAAGAGATTTCTGCAGGTTGACGGAACTCCAAAGTGGGACGTTCAAAAACAGATCGCGGACATGGTACTTTCCAGGAGAAGTTTGATTGGAATCTCCCTTGATCTGCTCAGATTCTGGAGAGCTGTGAGGTGA
- a CDS encoding electron transfer flavoprotein subunit alpha/FixB family protein: MSEKKIIFVLIEHHGGKAHPVSWELIGKARDLASKLENSEVWGVLLGEGLESVAKEAIQRGADKVLYVKNREFNTYVNYLYKKALVDMVRKYRPEIFLIGATLEGRELAGMVATELETGLTADCTGLDIIPDKKLLAMTRPTFGGNLMATIMCPDHRPQMATVRPGVMKELPPDPERTGEIIEEEYDLGTFDKLIEILETIPLQTQVNLEYAPVVVAGGKGVGGPEGFKKLKELADLLGGEVGASRAAVKAGWISPEHQVGQTGKTVRPVLYFACGISGAIQHVVGIKESEIIVAINIDEKAPIFDIADIGIVGDLHKVVPALTAKLRELLNKSGVKK, translated from the coding sequence ATGAGTGAGAAAAAGATAATTTTCGTCCTCATAGAACATCACGGTGGAAAAGCTCATCCTGTTTCCTGGGAACTCATTGGAAAGGCAAGAGATCTCGCCTCGAAACTGGAAAATTCAGAAGTATGGGGTGTTTTGCTGGGAGAAGGTCTGGAGAGTGTGGCAAAAGAAGCAATTCAACGCGGAGCGGACAAAGTTCTTTATGTTAAGAACAGGGAATTCAACACGTATGTGAACTATCTCTACAAGAAAGCCCTCGTGGATATGGTGAGAAAGTACAGACCGGAGATATTCTTAATAGGTGCAACTCTCGAGGGAAGAGAGCTCGCTGGAATGGTGGCAACAGAACTTGAAACAGGTCTGACTGCCGATTGCACAGGACTGGATATAATACCGGACAAAAAGCTTCTTGCCATGACGAGGCCCACATTTGGTGGAAACCTCATGGCAACCATCATGTGTCCGGATCACAGACCGCAGATGGCAACGGTGAGACCGGGTGTTATGAAAGAGCTTCCGCCGGATCCAGAGAGAACGGGAGAGATCATAGAAGAGGAGTACGATTTAGGAACTTTTGACAAACTGATCGAGATTCTGGAAACCATACCGCTTCAGACCCAGGTGAACCTCGAGTACGCTCCGGTTGTGGTAGCAGGTGGAAAAGGAGTTGGGGGACCGGAAGGTTTCAAGAAATTGAAGGAACTCGCGGATCTCCTTGGAGGAGAAGTGGGAGCTTCAAGGGCGGCTGTGAAAGCTGGATGGATTTCTCCAGAGCATCAGGTTGGCCAGACCGGAAAAACTGTGAGGCCCGTTCTATACTTCGCGTGTGGCATTTCCGGTGCGATCCAGCACGTGGTTGGAATAAAAGAGTCAGAAATAATAGTGGCCATAAACATAGATGAGAAAGCACCAATATTCGATATAGCCGATATAGGGATCGTTGGTGACCTGCACAAAGTAGTTCCCGCTCTCACTGCAAAACTCAGAGAGCTTCTGAACAAAAGCGGGGTGAAAAAATGA
- the menA gene encoding 1,4-dihydroxy-2-naphthoate octaprenyltransferase, with protein MKYFVAVRPFSFVASAFPVTVGAMLAEEFSLIRYILSLIASIFLHAGVNTTNDYFDYKKGVDTKDSLGSSGLLVSGKITPREELLLSVFCYAVSVVLGLVLIKISGPALLWLGLTGLVLGYAYTGHPFYLKYKSLGMFLVFILMGPLMVLGAYYVQTGRFSLEALLVSIPVGIATDLILLANEIRDSEFDRRSGIKTLPILIGDRAASFLYAVLTGLIYVFIVILVSTGVFRVISLVSLVSLPLYIRVIKQLFQKSAGRKNAREIADVDKMSALAEMILFVSMILGLLR; from the coding sequence GTGAAGTATTTCGTAGCTGTGAGACCGTTTTCCTTCGTTGCAAGTGCTTTTCCTGTTACTGTGGGAGCCATGCTGGCTGAGGAATTTTCCTTGATCAGATACATTCTATCACTGATTGCTTCCATTTTCCTACATGCAGGTGTCAACACAACGAACGATTATTTCGATTACAAAAAAGGTGTAGATACTAAAGATTCTCTTGGTTCGAGTGGACTTCTTGTTTCCGGGAAAATAACACCACGCGAAGAGCTCCTTTTGAGTGTTTTCTGTTACGCGGTGAGTGTGGTTCTGGGGCTTGTTCTCATAAAGATCTCTGGACCTGCTCTGCTGTGGCTGGGACTTACTGGTCTGGTTCTCGGGTACGCTTACACTGGGCATCCGTTCTATCTGAAATACAAATCCCTTGGTATGTTTCTCGTGTTTATTCTCATGGGACCCCTGATGGTGCTGGGAGCCTATTATGTTCAGACGGGAAGGTTCTCACTGGAAGCACTTCTGGTCTCTATTCCCGTGGGGATCGCTACAGATCTCATTCTCCTCGCCAATGAAATCAGAGACTCCGAGTTTGACAGAAGAAGTGGTATCAAAACCCTTCCTATTTTGATCGGAGACAGAGCAGCGTCTTTTCTCTACGCGGTCCTCACTGGTTTGATCTACGTCTTTATCGTGATCCTCGTATCGACGGGTGTTTTTAGAGTAATCTCTCTTGTCAGCTTAGTTTCTCTTCCGCTGTACATACGGGTGATAAAGCAGTTGTTTCAAAAATCAGCGGGAAGGAAAAATGCACGAGAGATCGCTGACGTTGATAAAATGAGTGCGCTGGCGGAAATGATACTCTTTGTTTCTATGATTTTGGGACTTTTGAGGTGA
- a CDS encoding B12-binding domain-containing radical SAM protein: protein MKILLVNPYSGGYYYRLGAVYPPLGLMYISSFLKRKGHSVTLIDMNVEKFDLERFNFRDYDVVGISTDTVRFPVVERIAEKAKAQNVTVVMGGPHATAYYNEILRRGLCDYVVLGEGEKAFSDLVESISSNEKYPLIPGVAYMKDGEVVALPSRFLENLDDLPFPDREKVHLYRTKFAGERATSLITSRGCPFNCEFCSASQFMGRRIRWRSIENVMDELKILKKKGYGSVVFFDDNFTINPKRVVNLCEEMLSEDLRFKWWAFSRADELLGREDMVEAMSKAGCRMLFIGFESASDEVLEEYGKNLKSDIAFDVMKLLKKYKIDVFASFVIGALKDTRKTIEKTVKFAKKLKASIVQFSILTPYPGTVLFEKLKHLIVEKDWRKFDGTHLVFKHPNFSPRELRRLFMKAYYAVYTSPKLMFKRGIPFLVRLLSHREAYSL from the coding sequence ATGAAAATACTCCTCGTAAATCCCTACAGCGGCGGGTACTACTACAGACTCGGTGCCGTCTATCCTCCCCTCGGTCTCATGTACATCAGTTCCTTCCTCAAGAGAAAAGGACACAGTGTGACTCTGATAGACATGAACGTGGAGAAGTTCGATCTGGAAAGGTTCAATTTCAGAGATTACGATGTGGTGGGTATATCAACCGATACTGTGCGATTCCCTGTTGTGGAAAGAATCGCAGAGAAAGCTAAAGCACAGAACGTAACAGTGGTGATGGGAGGTCCACACGCGACGGCCTACTACAATGAGATCCTTCGGAGAGGGCTCTGCGATTACGTCGTGCTCGGAGAGGGAGAAAAGGCCTTTTCAGATCTTGTAGAAAGCATATCAAGCAATGAAAAATATCCTCTCATACCCGGTGTTGCCTACATGAAGGATGGAGAAGTGGTAGCTTTGCCTTCTCGATTTTTGGAGAACCTGGACGATCTGCCGTTCCCCGACAGGGAGAAAGTCCATCTTTACAGGACGAAATTCGCGGGTGAGAGAGCGACGAGTCTGATCACTTCAAGGGGCTGTCCCTTCAACTGCGAGTTCTGCAGTGCTTCTCAGTTCATGGGAAGGAGAATCAGGTGGAGGAGCATTGAAAACGTGATGGATGAACTGAAGATCTTGAAAAAGAAGGGATACGGATCTGTAGTCTTCTTCGATGACAACTTCACGATAAATCCAAAAAGAGTCGTGAATCTGTGCGAAGAAATGTTGAGTGAAGATCTTCGTTTCAAGTGGTGGGCGTTCTCAAGGGCGGACGAACTTTTGGGACGAGAAGATATGGTGGAAGCGATGTCGAAGGCCGGTTGTAGAATGCTTTTCATAGGTTTTGAGAGTGCGAGCGATGAAGTGCTCGAGGAATACGGAAAGAATTTGAAATCGGATATAGCTTTCGACGTGATGAAACTTTTGAAGAAGTACAAGATAGACGTGTTTGCAAGCTTTGTGATAGGAGCTCTAAAAGACACGAGGAAAACCATAGAGAAGACTGTGAAATTCGCCAAAAAACTGAAAGCTTCCATCGTTCAGTTTTCTATTCTCACACCGTATCCCGGCACCGTTCTTTTCGAAAAACTGAAGCATCTGATCGTTGAGAAAGACTGGAGAAAATTCGACGGGACACACCTGGTCTTCAAGCATCCAAACTTCTCACCAAGGGAGCTGAGAAGACTCTTCATGAAGGCCTACTATGCCGTTTACACGTCACCGAAACTGATGTTCAAGCGCGGCATACCGTTCCTTGTGCGTCTACTCTCACATAGAGAAGCCTACTCTCTCTGA
- a CDS encoding DUF981 family protein — protein MFVDYLTVFMADVVAGLGVLIAFVLKGLNDSEKAKSFAPAFAAVGLLAIATGLHMVLTWPLPGSHNIAFGEPFLLYGFVFLAAAITVAKGWDLMPTTIFALFAGIYAIIVGGSIIGYGMTRHPFTSGLGFIAAGLVGVLSPVVWKLRENKVIRFLGVVLLALTLLLWFITMYGSVTGHINPQGSFGKWTPIPMR, from the coding sequence ATGTTTGTTGATTACCTGACCGTGTTCATGGCAGACGTGGTTGCTGGGCTTGGTGTTCTCATCGCTTTTGTTCTCAAAGGTTTGAACGATTCCGAGAAAGCGAAGTCTTTTGCTCCAGCTTTTGCGGCGGTTGGGCTTCTGGCGATCGCTACAGGACTCCACATGGTTCTGACCTGGCCACTTCCCGGAAGTCACAACATAGCGTTTGGAGAACCTTTCCTTCTCTATGGTTTTGTGTTCCTCGCCGCAGCGATAACCGTTGCGAAGGGATGGGACCTCATGCCCACGACGATCTTTGCTCTGTTTGCGGGGATATACGCGATCATAGTGGGAGGATCCATCATAGGTTACGGTATGACGAGACATCCGTTCACTTCTGGTCTTGGATTCATCGCAGCTGGTCTTGTGGGTGTTCTGAGTCCTGTAGTTTGGAAACTCAGAGAAAACAAGGTCATAAGGTTTCTCGGTGTGGTGCTTCTTGCTTTGACACTTCTTCTGTGGTTTATCACCATGTACGGCTCCGTCACAGGACATATAAACCCGCAGGGCAGTTTCGGAAAGTGGACTCCAATTCCGATGAGATAA
- a CDS encoding ferredoxin family protein, giving the protein MRIEDKLYLNRYRTDEENPHLKIKDESICAEKCPDRPCVSCCPADVYEWTESGMEVKFEGCLECGTCRIVCPFGNIEWKYPRGNYGVLYKFG; this is encoded by the coding sequence GTGAGGATCGAAGATAAACTCTATTTGAACAGATACAGAACGGACGAAGAAAATCCACATCTGAAGATAAAGGATGAAAGCATCTGTGCGGAAAAATGTCCCGATCGACCATGTGTAAGCTGTTGTCCTGCGGATGTGTACGAATGGACGGAGAGTGGAATGGAAGTGAAATTCGAAGGGTGCCTCGAGTGTGGTACCTGTAGGATTGTCTGCCCCTTTGGAAACATAGAATGGAAGTATCCAAGGGGAAATTACGGTGTGCTCTACAAATTCGGGTGA
- a CDS encoding electron transfer flavoprotein subunit beta/FixA family protein, whose translation MNVVVCIKQVPDTTNVRIDRKTNNLVREGVPSIINPDDERALELASQLKEKFGATVYVITMGPPQAKEALKDAIAFGLDEAVHLSDRTFAGADTLATTYTLYWGIKKIEERIGKIDLILTGKQAVDGDTGQVGPGLATRFGYALGAYVVRIEEIDPEKKEMVIVRRLDQGFEKIRLKLPAVLTITDELNKPRYADLPNLIRAIRYEPIVWTHKDLGLDPKKCGFFGSPTRVVSTNIPPARKGGDIISKNEDPEVAAEKLIEALKKFEAVRLVEALKPVLEGEKDE comes from the coding sequence ATGAATGTGGTTGTCTGTATCAAACAGGTTCCCGATACAACGAACGTCAGAATCGACAGAAAAACGAACAACCTTGTGAGAGAAGGTGTCCCGTCTATCATAAATCCCGATGATGAAAGGGCACTCGAACTTGCCTCACAATTGAAAGAAAAATTCGGAGCCACGGTTTATGTGATCACTATGGGACCACCGCAGGCGAAAGAGGCTCTGAAGGATGCCATTGCCTTCGGTCTCGATGAAGCAGTCCATTTGAGCGACAGGACGTTCGCGGGAGCGGATACGCTCGCCACGACGTACACACTTTACTGGGGAATAAAGAAGATCGAAGAAAGAATAGGAAAGATAGATCTCATTTTGACAGGAAAGCAGGCGGTGGATGGAGACACCGGTCAGGTGGGACCTGGTCTTGCTACAAGATTCGGATACGCGCTCGGTGCCTACGTCGTTCGAATAGAGGAAATAGATCCAGAGAAAAAAGAGATGGTGATAGTCAGAAGACTGGACCAGGGATTTGAAAAGATACGGCTCAAACTGCCAGCGGTTCTCACAATCACGGATGAGCTGAACAAACCGAGGTACGCAGATCTGCCCAATCTCATCAGGGCGATCAGGTACGAGCCCATCGTCTGGACTCACAAAGATCTGGGTCTCGATCCAAAAAAATGTGGATTCTTTGGATCACCTACAAGGGTTGTGAGCACAAACATACCCCCGGCGAGAAAAGGTGGAGACATCATTTCAAAAAATGAAGATCCGGAAGTGGCAGCGGAGAAACTCATAGAAGCTTTGAAAAAATTTGAAGCCGTTCGACTCGTGGAAGCGTTGAAACCTGTGTTGGAAGGTGAGAAAGATGAGTGA
- a CDS encoding ferritin family protein translates to MKVSDILTMAIRLEEEGERFYRELSEHFDGEIKKTFLELADQERIHAEIFRKMSDQENWDEVDSYLAGYAFYEVFPDTSEILRRKDLTLKEVLDIAISVEKDSIILYYELKDGLVNSDAQKTVKKIIDQEKEHLRKLLEMKREST, encoded by the coding sequence ATGAAAGTAAGCGACATTCTGACGATGGCTATCAGGCTGGAGGAGGAAGGCGAAAGATTCTACAGAGAACTCTCAGAACATTTTGATGGAGAGATAAAAAAGACTTTCCTTGAGCTTGCCGATCAGGAAAGGATTCATGCGGAAATCTTTAGAAAGATGTCAGACCAGGAAAACTGGGATGAGGTGGATTCTTATCTCGCGGGATACGCTTTCTATGAGGTTTTTCCTGACACGAGTGAAATTTTAAGGAGAAAGGATCTAACCTTGAAAGAGGTTCTGGATATAGCCATATCCGTTGAAAAAGACAGCATAATTCTCTACTATGAACTCAAAGATGGTCTTGTGAATTCCGATGCACAGAAAACAGTGAAAAAGATCATCGATCAGGAAAAAGAACATCTAAGAAAGCTTCTCGAGATGAAACGTGAAAGTACCTGA